In Pseudomonas lalkuanensis, the following are encoded in one genomic region:
- a CDS encoding DUF262 domain-containing protein, with the protein MSYERISVREALDKLNAPNNGWFLPQVQRQYVWGARHESEEYVCLLLDSLLKRYPIGAIVLWETNQPVPYREFIGDYMPNHYAHQVPEGRWGMPKSLVYDGQQRLQTLYSVLRHRFNGRILHFDLLFDAKKAEPDETGFLFRDSGISPHPRYLDMNWLCCRPDSIEERVMAEQDALLVAGSDTATQLLVRKNINDLWSVFVEAGHKSIAYFPVKAATPDQVNEVFRRLNTGGISLTQLELLLGKIKAVYSDYEERLWALSARIKAKSGISFSYKEVLQFFHLMIKKTIRIDEQRLSKAEIAEFDAAIDTYGDALVAVFADYLRGLFQINHASIVPRRAAVLPMAAYFAALKVAGNEWRVRAWDESSVRLLHQYFILSQLCDWNTQTMVNAFAREAISAGKGNYDFPLEAIRKIAIQKNRTGELHEYQLLGQPWFVAKVVWPNRSYVFHEDKPQIDHIFPLAGGDEEYQDLIDVIWNFQPVPAEVNNYKRKRHPREFFNSDEGRKYWGAYDFIPQPDDELWGDPAAFVADRRQKMLTEVDRRYDLAVTPLAEGVE; encoded by the coding sequence ATGTCATATGAACGAATTTCTGTGCGCGAGGCACTCGACAAGCTGAATGCGCCAAACAATGGGTGGTTCTTGCCTCAGGTACAGCGTCAGTATGTATGGGGCGCGAGACACGAATCGGAGGAGTATGTTTGCCTACTGCTGGATTCTCTGTTGAAGCGCTACCCCATTGGAGCCATCGTGCTTTGGGAAACGAACCAGCCAGTGCCCTATCGTGAGTTTATTGGCGACTACATGCCAAATCACTATGCCCACCAGGTTCCAGAAGGGCGCTGGGGTATGCCGAAATCTCTCGTTTACGATGGCCAACAGCGGCTGCAGACGCTCTATTCAGTACTCCGCCATCGCTTCAATGGTCGAATTCTGCATTTTGATCTTCTGTTCGATGCCAAGAAGGCAGAGCCTGACGAGACGGGCTTCTTATTCCGGGATTCAGGTATTTCGCCACATCCTCGTTACCTGGATATGAACTGGCTATGCTGCCGACCCGATTCTATTGAGGAGAGGGTTATGGCGGAGCAAGACGCGTTGCTTGTGGCTGGCAGTGACACGGCAACGCAGCTGCTCGTGCGTAAGAATATCAACGATTTGTGGAGTGTTTTTGTCGAGGCCGGTCATAAATCAATTGCTTACTTTCCTGTAAAAGCCGCTACACCTGATCAGGTAAATGAGGTATTTCGACGCCTCAATACAGGTGGTATTTCGCTGACACAACTTGAACTATTGCTGGGTAAGATCAAGGCGGTGTATTCAGACTATGAGGAGCGGCTCTGGGCATTGTCTGCAAGGATTAAGGCCAAGAGCGGTATTAGCTTCTCGTACAAGGAGGTTTTGCAGTTCTTTCATCTTATGATCAAGAAGACCATTCGTATTGATGAGCAACGCCTCAGTAAGGCTGAGATTGCTGAATTCGACGCTGCTATTGATACCTATGGTGACGCGCTGGTTGCTGTATTTGCTGACTATCTGCGCGGGCTTTTCCAAATTAATCATGCCAGCATCGTTCCACGGCGGGCTGCTGTCCTGCCCATGGCGGCCTATTTTGCAGCGCTCAAGGTGGCTGGTAATGAGTGGCGCGTTCGCGCATGGGACGAGTCTTCGGTTCGCCTGCTGCATCAATACTTCATTCTATCGCAGCTATGCGATTGGAATACTCAGACGATGGTTAACGCTTTTGCCCGCGAAGCCATTTCGGCCGGTAAGGGAAACTACGATTTTCCCCTGGAAGCTATCCGGAAAATTGCCATTCAGAAGAACCGTACGGGTGAGCTGCATGAGTACCAACTCCTGGGACAGCCCTGGTTTGTGGCCAAGGTGGTGTGGCCGAATCGCAGCTATGTGTTCCATGAAGATAAGCCGCAGATTGATCACATCTTCCCCTTGGCTGGAGGGGACGAGGAGTATCAGGACCTAATCGACGTCATCTGGAACTTCCAGCCTGTGCCCGCTGAGGTGAACAATTACAAGCGTAAGCGTCATCCGCGCGAGTTTTTCAACAGCGACGAAGGACGTAAGTATTGGGGCGCCTATGACTTCATTCCTCAACCAGATGATGAGCTTTGGGGCGACCCAGCAGCCTTTGTAGCGGACCGAAGACAAAAGATGCTGACGGAAGTTGATCGTCGCTATGACCTAGCCGTGACTCCACTTGCTGAGGGCGTTGAATAA